In Microcaecilia unicolor chromosome 1, aMicUni1.1, whole genome shotgun sequence, the following are encoded in one genomic region:
- the LOC115462331 gene encoding zinc finger protein 850-like: protein GMKPFICSECNKSFSQKGNLTNHQRIHTGVKQFICTECNKSFSHKTSFTIHQRIHTGLKPFICSKCNKSFSRKGHLTTHQRIHTGLKPFICSECNKSFSRKGHLTTHQRIYTGMKPFICTECNKSFSQKTNLKEHQRIHTRIKPFICSECNKSFSHETSLTIHQRIHTGVKPFICTECNKSFSQKGNLTKHQRIHTGMKPFICSECNKSFSRKTNLKEHQRIHTGMKPFICSECNRRFSHKTNLTEHQRIHTGVKPFICTECNKSFTHKISLTQHQRIHTGVKPFICSECNKSFRQKGNLTKHQRIHTGVKPFACIECGRSFSAKEALRRHQRIHTGMKPFICSECNKSFSRKTNLTEHQRIHTGMKPFICSECNKSFSHKTSLTEHQRIHTGVKPFICTECNKSFSQKQYLTIHQRIHTGMKPFICSECNKSFTYKTCLTKHQTIHTGVKPFACTECGNSFAVKEALSRHWRIHKGIKPFICIDCNKSFSQKINLTDHQRIHTGMKPFICSECNKSFSRKVNLTVHQRIHTGMKPFICTECNKSFSRKGHLTEHQRIHTGVKPYFCSECNKSFSQKQYLTRHQRMHTGMKPFICTECNKSFSQKTSLTIHQGIHTGVKPFICTECNKSFTHKTGLTIHQRIHIGMKPFICSECNKSFNRKEHLTVHQRIHTGVKPFICTECNKSFSQKVSLTKHQSKAFCKY, encoded by the coding sequence ggaatgaaaccattcatctgcagtgagtgtaataaaagcttcagtcagaagggaaacctcaccaaccaccagagaatccacacaggagtgaaacagtttatctgcactgagtgtaataaaagcttcagtcacaaAACAAGcttcacaatacaccagagaatccacacaggactgaaaccattcatctgcagtaagtgtaataaaagcttcagtcggaagggacacctcaccacacaccagagaatccacacaggactgaaaccattcatctgcagtgagtgtaataaaagcttcagtcggaagggacacctcaccacacaccagagaatctacacaggaatgaaaccattcatctgcactgagtgcaataaaagcttcagtcagaaaacaaacctcaaagaacaccagagaatccacacaagaatcaaaccattcatctgcagtgagtgtaataaaagcttcagtcacgaaacaagcctcacaatacaccagagaatccacacaggagtgaaaccgtttatctgcactgagtgtaataaaagcttcagtcagaagggaaatctcacaaaacaccagagaattcacacaggaatgaaaccattcatctgcagtgagtgtaataaaagcttcagtcggaaaacAAACCTcaaagaacaccagagaatccacacaggaatgaaaccattcatctgcagtgagtgtaatagacgtttcagtcataaaacaaacctcacagaacaccagagaatccacacaggagtgaaaccgtttatctgcactgagtgtaataaaagcttcactcataaaataaGCCttacacaacaccagagaatccacacaggagtgaaaccattcatctgcagtgagtgtaataaaagcttcaggcagaagggaaacctcacaaaacaccagagaattcacacaggagtaaAGCCTTTTGCATGTATTGAATGTGGTAGAAGCTTTTCTGCAAAGGAAGCACTCAGaaggcaccagagaatccacacaggaatgaaaccgtttatctgcagtgagtgtaataaaagcttcagtcgtaaaacaaacctcacagaacaccagagaatccacacaggaatgaaaccgtttatctgcagtgagtgtaataaaagcttcagtcataaaacaagcctcacggaacaccagagaatccacacaggagtgaaaccgtttatttgcactgagtgtaataaaagcttcagtcagaagcaatacctcacaatacaccagcgaatccacacaggaatgaaacctttCATCTGCagtgaatgtaataaaagcttcacttataaaacatgcctcacaaaacaccagacaaTCCACACTGGAGTAaagccttttgcatgtactgagtgtggtaataGCTTTGCTGTGAAAGAAGCACTCAGTAGACACTGGAGAATCCACAAAGGCATCAAACCATTTATTTGCATTgattgtaataaaagtttcagtcaGAAAATTAACCTGACAgatcaccagagaatccacacaggaatgaaaccattcatctgcagtgagtgtaataaaagcttcagtcggaaggtaaacctcacagtacaccagagaatccacacaggaatgaaaccattcatctgcactgagtgtaataaaagcttcagtcggaagggacacctcacagaacaccagagaatccacacaggagtgaaaccatatttctgcagtgagtgtaataaaagcttcagtcagaagcaatacctcaccagacaccagagaatgcacacaggaatgaaaccattcatctgcactgagtgtaataaaagcttcagtcagaaaacaagcctcacaatacaccagggaatccacacaggagtgaaaccattcatctgcactgagtgtaataaaagcttcactcataaaacaggcctcacaatacaccagagaatccatataggaatgaaaccattcatctgcagtgagtgtaataaaagcttcaatcggAAGGAACACCTCacagtacaccagagaatccacacaggagtgaaaccgttcatctgcactgagtgtaataaaagcttcagtcagaaggtaagcctcacaaaacaccagagtaAAGCCTTTTGCAAGTACTGA